A single region of the Mesotoga infera genome encodes:
- a CDS encoding DUF2905 domain-containing protein, whose product MILLEYLEKLLIRIGLVCITVALVLFLLRRVGLNFGRLPGDIHINLSNFELWLPITSGLIVSVIITGALWLWRVIRRFL is encoded by the coding sequence GTGATTCTTCTGGAGTATCTTGAGAAACTGTTGATCAGAATTGGGCTTGTCTGTATAACGGTCGCGCTTGTTCTATTTCTGCTGCGAAGAGTCGGTCTGAATTTTGGAAGACTTCCTGGAGACATTCACATAAACCTAAGTAATTTCGAATTGTGGCTCCCGATCACTTCCGGACTAATAGTGAGTGTTATAATTACGGGAGCCCTTTGGCTCTGGAGAGTA